The Calditrichota bacterium genome has a window encoding:
- a CDS encoding trypsin-like peptidase domain-containing protein has translation MAARRPVRRRVCSLMDKGAMMITLVRMMTVFVLLCLCFSVSLGQFSSVQEPVLPPSSQFAVVAPQTATLPELNNRSLLLEDEANYQAAFSEGLTPSAQIARPQEVNFSLTNSGTWETLPDGSRIWRLRIVSPGATDTWLVYDRWRIAKPCELFVYTDDLTMVFGPYTCTDNWDGTNVTPIVAGDAVTLEYVVPANQEDVGELSVMRVLHGYRYFHDPDARERNALDGFGDALECEINVNCFGYMQEEKNAVAMIVDPWGGTCTGTLLNNTLQNGDPLLQTAFHCINGNVSNWLFYFNYESPTCTPNQNGTLANVVANASLLMSHEESDHALLRLSTPRPAAGFVPAFMGWNRSDAPATSSYGIHHPRGDVKKALEANGAALSSTWNGLWPNSHWRTFVSSGVSEPGSSGSPMFNQEGRVVGELHGGSSPACDRSLQAVYGKLAYAWTGGGTSDTRLSDWLDPNDSGAATTNFWQPSAPPNDSCGQPDFQTITTLPFHTSGSTVFATNNFNTAGCATNNSPEVIYLLQLACDRSITVSACGSDYDTELFVFQVSSCMNHIANIACNDDYCGAQSQVVFPAFAGVTYAIILEGYGSASGNFELDVSGVPCSELVIVPPHGLTISLDATSGTAELRWYPVQNANTYYVYRSLDGNNIVDAANMVAEVSTTSFTCAGCLNLPGDLAFFAVRAGYVP, from the coding sequence ATGGCAGCGCGTCGTCCTGTGAGACGGCGCGTTTGCTCTCTGATGGACAAAGGGGCGATGATGATTACGCTTGTAAGAATGATGACTGTGTTTGTGCTGTTGTGCCTGTGTTTCTCGGTTTCATTGGGTCAGTTTAGTTCGGTTCAAGAACCCGTGTTGCCGCCCAGTTCTCAGTTTGCGGTTGTCGCTCCGCAAACCGCGACACTTCCTGAACTGAACAATCGCTCGCTGCTGCTTGAAGATGAAGCAAATTATCAGGCGGCCTTTTCCGAAGGTCTTACTCCATCGGCGCAAATCGCGCGACCGCAGGAAGTAAATTTCTCTTTGACAAACTCCGGTACGTGGGAAACGCTTCCCGACGGCTCGCGGATTTGGCGGTTGCGCATCGTTTCACCCGGCGCCACGGACACGTGGCTCGTGTATGACCGGTGGCGCATCGCGAAACCCTGCGAGCTTTTTGTTTATACTGACGACCTCACTATGGTGTTCGGACCTTATACTTGTACCGACAACTGGGACGGCACCAACGTCACACCGATTGTCGCAGGTGACGCCGTCACGCTCGAATATGTTGTTCCGGCAAATCAAGAAGACGTCGGTGAGTTGTCCGTCATGCGAGTGCTGCACGGCTACAGGTATTTTCACGATCCGGATGCGCGCGAGCGCAACGCACTGGATGGTTTCGGCGACGCGCTCGAGTGCGAAATCAATGTCAACTGCTTCGGCTACATGCAGGAAGAAAAGAACGCCGTGGCGATGATCGTCGATCCGTGGGGCGGCACCTGTACAGGCACTCTGTTGAACAACACGTTGCAGAACGGTGATCCCTTGCTGCAAACGGCTTTTCATTGCATCAACGGCAACGTGTCGAATTGGCTGTTCTATTTTAACTACGAAAGCCCAACTTGCACTCCCAATCAAAACGGCACGCTGGCCAACGTCGTAGCCAACGCGAGTTTGTTGATGTCTCACGAAGAATCCGACCACGCGCTGTTGCGTTTGTCGACACCTCGCCCCGCTGCGGGCTTTGTTCCAGCTTTCATGGGATGGAATCGCAGCGACGCTCCGGCGACGAGTTCCTACGGAATACATCATCCTCGCGGCGACGTGAAAAAGGCCCTCGAAGCTAACGGCGCGGCACTCAGCAGCACGTGGAACGGCTTGTGGCCCAATTCACATTGGCGGACCTTTGTCAGCAGTGGAGTTTCCGAACCCGGTTCATCGGGCTCGCCGATGTTCAATCAAGAGGGCCGCGTCGTCGGAGAACTGCACGGCGGATCGTCACCGGCCTGCGACCGGAGTCTTCAGGCCGTTTATGGTAAACTTGCTTATGCCTGGACAGGCGGCGGAACGTCAGACACCCGGTTGAGCGATTGGCTCGACCCAAACGACTCAGGCGCAGCCACGACAAACTTTTGGCAACCGAGTGCGCCGCCGAATGATTCATGCGGCCAACCGGATTTTCAAACGATTACGACGTTGCCGTTTCACACGTCTGGCAGCACGGTCTTCGCGACCAATAATTTCAACACGGCAGGCTGTGCGACAAATAACTCGCCTGAAGTTATCTACTTGCTGCAGCTTGCTTGCGACCGGAGCATAACCGTATCGGCATGCGGCTCGGACTATGACACGGAACTTTTCGTTTTTCAAGTCAGCTCATGCATGAACCATATCGCGAACATCGCTTGCAACGACGACTATTGCGGTGCACAAAGCCAAGTGGTGTTTCCTGCGTTTGCGGGAGTGACCTATGCCATCATCCTCGAGGGCTACGGCAGCGCGAGCGGAAATTTCGAGTTGGATGTCAGCGGAGTTCCATGTTCTGAGCTTGTCATAGTTCCGCCGCACGGACTCACGATCAGCCTTGATGCAACAAGCGGAACGGCGGAACTTCGCTGGTATCCCGTTCAAAATGCCAACACCTACTACGTGTACAGGTCATTGGACGGAAACAACATCGTGGACGCGGCAAACATGGTTGCGGAGGTGAGTACGACCTCTTTCACATGCGCAGGCTGCCTGAATCTGCCCGGGGACTTGGCCTTCTTCGCAGTTCGGGCAGGTTATGTCCCATAA